The sequence aCTGTCAAAACTTGATTTTTTGCTTTTccttcctgtcatttaaaaaatctatactttgcctgcttgtaaaataaaaaatagtcacAGGAGGATACAGTGTAaattgtgatgacaaaatgataACTTTGTGCCTCATTATTTTTGGCAACaagagatgaagagagaaggctgagggcatttttggtataaaaaaatatataataatattttataaccggaatcctaacggattactaacggtagggagtgaagtgaatattttttattttacaagagcagggggtgaagtgaacatttttcattttataagaagGCAAAGTGTGgagtgaagtgaacattttttattttacaatggcagggggtgaagtgaacattttttattttataagaagacaaaatatagatttttaaatgacatgtgagaaaagtgaaaaattgggtTTTGACACGAGGGTTTTCAGTAATTTAACCTTCTATTAATAATCTATATCCAGGtacaatatattatttatacctctttttttccttttagtttgtgaatttattttgttaacGTCAAACTTGAATTGATCTGCTCATAGTCAAAGCAGCTGTGAATTGAAAATACAAAATGTTATATTTGTTCATCAAAGTCTTAATATGTTATGTGATATACCTTTAAAACGGAGATCAAGTTTGAGTACCTAATTCCActtgtttgagataaaaaaccaatcaatatttttaaaatatgcaAGCACAATCTTACGGCATGCTTAAGAACAAATGAAAGGAAAATGCACTTAAGACCAAAAGACAGGAAAATGTACTGAAGGAAAACAAACATTTAGTCATTACAATCCCAtaacttaaaaaagaaaacaaacattTAGTCACTGCTGACGCATAATTTTAAGACAAACTATACATAAGTCCAAATAACAAAGGATTAATTTGGTATTCAGGAATGGATTGGATAAGATAAAACAAGAGAGCTAGTTGGGAAAGAGGGTCAAGTCGCTTAAGGACACCAGTACCGCAAGAGGTAGGGATTATCGAAGTGCACCCAACCGTTATTTGTTATAACTCCCGAAACCTCCGAGTCCTTAAACACATTTCTCTTCCAACATCGCTCTCTTGTATTATCGTATGCAATCCAATCATGAATGCCGACCAAGCTGAAAGTTCAAACGACCGATGACACTCGCTCACATGTTCAGATGACGACGACCGAACTGTAGCATCTCTTGCCGATGCCTTTCAGATCAGTTTTAACCCAACCGCGACCCTCTTTGTAGCACTCCACCTGCCAGTGAATGAACCAAGAAAGCATCATTCTTCAGGGTAACAAACTTAAATGGTGAATAAAAACTAGGAAGGATTAAAAACTAGTAATGCTGCACATACAATGTCCAAAATGTTGTCGCAGTTATCAACCCCGCCGATGGCGTATATAGACCCACCAAGCACGGCCGTAGAGGCGTATCCTCGACTGAAGTGCATAGGCTCAGCCATCACCCACACTGACATCCGCGGATCGTAGACTTCGACAGTCGGAACCATCTCGTCAGTGTCGTAACCGCCAGTGGTGTACCTTAACAAGAGCATGAATTGAATGGTAAGGAGAACATTTTTCAGAGTATGATTCATTGTACATTACTACCGAATTGCGATCAGATTAAACTTACAGCTTCTCGTTAAGCACGGCCACGGAGTGACATCCCCTTGTTGCATTCATAGGTGCGAGCATTTTCCAGTGAGGTTCCCTTGGATCAAGTCTCTCAACAGATCTGAGAataaacaaaaggaaaagaatcggaattcaATTCGACCAAAAGAAATTTACATTTAGGAAAATGATAGGAGGGCCAAAAATTACATAGATTGAAAGCATTAGCAGTACAAAGCAGCTTATCCTCTGACGAATACATCGTCAGCATAATAATTTGTCGAAATAACATTAAATCATGCGTATCAAAGTATCTGAGGAGATGTTACCTCAAATATTTATTGCCGTCGAAGCCACCAACTGCGTAGATTGCGCCATTAAGTTCTGCACTGTCCAGTGAAAACCTctgaaaagaccaaaatgatAGACTCTTGTTAAATGGAAACATTTACGGAGTTCAAATACCTGTCACAATAGGAGACCACAAGATTGAGCTATAAAAGTGAGGGGAGAatgaattttttcaaaaaaaatcacCTTTTGAAGCATTGATGGAATCATTATCCACCTTTCGAGAGCCGGATCAAACATCTCGACCTTGGCGAAGCAATCATTTCCATTCCCTCCACCAAGTGCATATATTTTTCCACGTAAGGTAACGCTAGCGAGGCTTCCCTTTTCGTCCACCAACGAGGGATATAACTTCCACTCGTCATACACCGGATCATAGCATTCGACTTCATAGAAGTAGAAATGATGCATTAAAATTCGAATGTTGACGATAGTCATGGTTTCGTGTATAAGCACATGAAGAGAAATACCTGTTTTGTTCCAGGAAAGACCATCGCCCCCGCCAATTACGTAAATCTTTCGACTTAATGCCACAGCTGATGCATAAGACTTAGGATAAAGCATCGCCTTTAGAGGCGTTATTATGTCCATCGCCGGTGAATAGGAGTCTAAGTTCGAAAGCAAGGATGAGCCATTGAAACCTCCGATCAGATAAATTACATCTTCCGAGCCCAAACAGTGTTCAACAAACTGGTTCATTGAATCATCAACTCGCATAGACTCATCGATAGCCAATTCAAGTTCCTTTATCTGGCCCTTCAGTTGTTCAATTTCTACTTCCGATTCGTTAAATACAACCGCAAGTCGTTCAATTTCCTGGCCACAAATGACCTGCATTATGATTCAGCAAAGTTTCAATTACTAATGAAGTCCAATTACCTGACAATACAAATGATACAGAGAAAGAGTGGATAAGAGAGAGGAAAACCTGATTCTTCTCTAAATTCTCCGCTCGTTCTTTCAAATCTTTAATGATTCGCTCGAACTAAATATGCGAAAAATCATCAATCATTTCAATCAGAAGTAAAGGATATGAGAAATGCGCAAAAAAGACTTGTATGAGGAAGATAAACAACTTATATACGCGAGTGAACTAACTGCGAAAATATTTACCTGAAGATTCCCGCGTGGACCTCGAGATGAACTTGGAATGTCGCCTTGCATAGATAAAATCACATTACTTTTATCCTCCAAAATGTCGTCCTCGCACGCTTCTGCAAGTTCCCAACTAACCCCGCCTTCATTTGCAAAATCATCAGAGTAATTCTCATTTGGAACTTCATCATAATTCTCAGTCACTTCCCTAGTGTAGTATTGAACAGCGCGGTTGTCTTTGCAATCACTCTGAGATGAATCTGGTATCTGTCGTTCGTCAACCAATCTTTGCAGTTTAGATAACACCCTTTCCATCTCGGTCTCGAACTGATGATGAGTTTGCTGCTCTTCTACACTGAATCCATAATCTGCAACACTGATCGCATTGTTCTCCGCCAAGTCCTCCCAATGTTCCGGCACTTCGCAATCTGCTTCATTGGAAGCAGCAGGTAGTGTTTGGCTTGAGCTACCTTCCTGAGCATTTTTAGCTTCATTCCAACTAGTTGAATCAAGGTTGATCTCACTAAGTATATCATTAAGCATATCCAAAGTTGTCTTAGGATCCTTCTGCGTCTCTCCGCCATTCGCATTTGGAGCTTCTGAGCTTCCTAACACCCTCCAATTCGAGCTCGTAGATGCTTTTGACGTACCATTCCTTTGTGACGGAAAGGGAGTAATCATGGTTTTGGTAGGAGAGGGTAAAGGAGTGAACAATGCAGTTAAACCTCTGGTTTGCACATGGTCTAGCTCAAACCAAAAGTGCTGGGGTGTATAGTAGTTCTCTTCTATCACTCTTTTGAATTGATTCTCCATAACCGGTTGGCATCGCACTCGAATGCGTATCGCAACCTTGACAACATAAGAAACCACATTGTAAAaggttttttatatatatatatataaaagattatatataagCTGATATATATTGATACCTGAGCAGGAAAGGGAGTTCTTTCTTGGCCACCGTCAGTCCACGCATACGAGTCGGCGTTCAAACGGCCCGGGCCTGCAGCCTCGAAGAGGCCGTGCATTTTCCGGTCGCTGTAATTGAACAGAAACAGGGGAAGACCTTCCTGAATATTTCTCACATAGGAGTAGTGTGTGTAGGGCAGACCTGTCAGAATACTCAAAACTGATTACATGCACAGTTGCAGCAAAAACTGCAGAGTCAATCAGACTACAAATATGCAGTTATCAAGCTAAGACAGCTACTTCAGAAAAGCTTTCAGCAAATTGAGGAGATAGAGGAGGAAGTAATTGATCAAGAAATGAGTTTTATTGTAAAAGCTTAAATCATTAGAAAACagtatttgaaaaattagatcATATGAATAAACAATTTTTTGGTTAAAAGATTAAGCTGCCAAAAGAATTGATGATCCTTTTTTATCATTTACTCTAAACCGGATCAAATCGACGTGCGTACCAAACATTTGCTTTGTGAGACATTCATTCATGGT is a genomic window of Ananas comosus cultivar F153 linkage group 13, ASM154086v1, whole genome shotgun sequence containing:
- the LOC109719621 gene encoding influenza virus NS1A-binding protein homolog isoform X1 — encoded protein: MVQRKDNNLTKYYPKYPAMPMNCSITARNLRKCDLGGVIFGCKHNTMNECLTKQMFGLPYTHYSYVRNIQEGLPLFLFNYSDRKMHGLFEAAGPGRLNADSYAWTDGGQERTPFPAQVAIRIRVRCQPVMENQFKRVIEENYYTPQHFWFELDHVQTRGLTALFTPLPSPTKTMITPFPSQRNGTSKASTSSNWRVLGSSEAPNANGGETQKDPKTTLDMLNDILSEINLDSTSWNEAKNAQEGSSSQTLPAASNEADCEVPEHWEDLAENNAISVADYGFSVEEQQTHHQFETEMERVLSKLQRLVDERQIPDSSQSDCKDNRAVQYYTREVTENYDEVPNENYSDDFANEGGVSWELAEACEDDILEDKSNVILSMQGDIPSSSRGPRGNLQFERIIKDLKERAENLEKNQVICGQEIERLAVVFNESEVEIEQLKGQIKELELAIDESMRVDDSMNQFVEHCLGSEDVIYLIGGFNGSSLLSNLDSYSPAMDIITPLKAMLYPKSYASAVALSRKIYVIGGGDGLSWNKTVECYDPVYDEWKLYPSLVDEKGSLASVTLRGKIYALGGGNGNDCFAKVEMFDPALERWIMIPSMLQKRFSLDSAELNGAIYAVGGFDGNKYLRSVERLDPREPHWKMLAPMNATRGCHSVAVLNEKLYTTGGYDTDEMVPTVEVYDPRMSVWVMAEPMHFSRGYASTAVLGGSIYAIGGVDNCDNILDIVECYKEGRGWVKTDLKGIGKRCYSSVVVI
- the LOC109719621 gene encoding influenza virus NS1A-binding protein homolog isoform X2; translation: MVQRKDNNLTKYYPKYPAMPMNCSITARNLRKCDLGGVIFGCKHNTMNECLTKQMFGLPYTHYSYVRNIQEGLPLFLFNYSDRKMHGLFEAAGPGRLNADSYAWTDGGQERTPFPAQVAIRIRVRCQPVMENQFKRVIEENYYTPQHFWFELDHVQTRGLTALFTPLPSPTKTMITPFPSQRNGTSKASTSSNWRVLGSSEAPNANGGETQKDPKTTLDMLNDILSEINLDSTSWNEAKNAQEGSSSQTLPAASNEADCEVPEHWEDLAENNAISVADYGFSVEEQQTHHQFETEMERVLSKLQRLVDERQIPDSSQSDCKDNRAVQYYTREVTENYDEVPNENYSDDFANEGGVSWELAEACEDDILEDKSNVILSMQGDIPSSSRGPRGNLQFERIIKDLKERAENLEKNQEIERLAVVFNESEVEIEQLKGQIKELELAIDESMRVDDSMNQFVEHCLGSEDVIYLIGGFNGSSLLSNLDSYSPAMDIITPLKAMLYPKSYASAVALSRKIYVIGGGDGLSWNKTVECYDPVYDEWKLYPSLVDEKGSLASVTLRGKIYALGGGNGNDCFAKVEMFDPALERWIMIPSMLQKRFSLDSAELNGAIYAVGGFDGNKYLRSVERLDPREPHWKMLAPMNATRGCHSVAVLNEKLYTTGGYDTDEMVPTVEVYDPRMSVWVMAEPMHFSRGYASTAVLGGSIYAIGGVDNCDNILDIVECYKEGRGWVKTDLKGIGKRCYSSVVVI